The following are encoded together in the Streptomyces sp. NBC_01465 genome:
- a CDS encoding integrase core domain-containing protein has protein sequence MSMSVVTALVRNLITVPAAVLRSHMAKDAEVLALRHENAVLRRQIARVRYEPADRIWLAVLSGLVPRERWRQVFAVTPTTLLAWHRQLVAGKWTFTSRRRPGRPRTAPTIRQLILRLAQENSSWGHRRIQGELARLGHPIAPSTVWQILQDAGIDPAPQRSGPTWRQFLKAQAHGILAADFLHLDTISLQRLYALVFIEHGTRRAHLAGVTAHPTAQWTAQQARNLTMTLGCRMDSLRFLLRDRDTKYTRTFDAVFKADDVEILLSPPRAPRANAICERVVGTLRREVLDRILIYNEAHAVAVMTQYIRHYNRHRPHQSRQQLPPDRPESPAPVTVTDLQTHGIRRRSVLGGLINEYHHAA, from the coding sequence ATGTCGATGTCGGTTGTCACCGCGCTGGTCCGGAATCTGATCACGGTGCCTGCTGCGGTGCTGCGCAGCCACATGGCCAAGGACGCGGAAGTGCTGGCATTGCGCCACGAGAACGCGGTGCTGCGCCGTCAGATCGCCCGGGTCCGCTACGAGCCCGCCGACCGGATCTGGCTGGCGGTCCTGTCCGGGCTGGTCCCGCGGGAGCGCTGGCGCCAGGTCTTCGCGGTCACCCCGACCACGTTGCTGGCCTGGCACCGCCAACTCGTCGCCGGGAAGTGGACGTTCACCTCTCGTCGCCGTCCGGGCCGACCCCGCACGGCGCCCACCATCAGGCAATTGATCCTGCGGTTGGCCCAAGAGAACAGCAGCTGGGGCCACCGCCGGATCCAGGGCGAACTCGCGCGCCTGGGCCACCCGATCGCCCCGTCCACGGTCTGGCAGATCCTGCAGGACGCCGGCATTGACCCGGCCCCGCAGCGCTCCGGCCCGACCTGGCGCCAGTTCCTGAAGGCCCAGGCCCACGGCATCCTCGCCGCTGACTTCCTGCACCTCGACACCATCTCGCTCCAGCGCCTGTACGCCTTGGTCTTCATCGAGCACGGCACCCGCCGCGCCCACCTCGCCGGCGTCACCGCCCACCCCACCGCCCAGTGGACCGCCCAGCAGGCCAGGAACCTCACCATGACGTTGGGGTGCCGCATGGACTCGCTGCGCTTCCTGCTTCGGGATCGGGATACGAAGTACACCCGCACCTTCGACGCCGTCTTCAAGGCCGACGACGTGGAGATCCTGCTCAGTCCGCCCCGGGCGCCGAGGGCCAACGCGATCTGCGAGAGAGTCGTGGGTACCCTCCGCCGCGAGGTACTCGACCGGATCCTGATCTACAACGAGGCCCACGCCGTGGCAGTAATGACCCAGTACATCCGGCACTACAACCGGCACCGCCCCCACCAATCCCGGCAGCAACTGCCCCCGGACAGGCCCGAATCACCCGCCCCGGTCACCGTGACCGACCTCCAGACCCACGGGATCCGGCGACGGTCCGTCCTGGGGGGCTTGATCAACGAGTACCACCACGCCGCCTGA